The following coding sequences are from one Deferrivibrio essentukiensis window:
- a CDS encoding FAD-dependent oxidoreductase, which produces MAKVFFGVFKDKVIDNRGKPHEEWTEAPIKIDENFNGKKLDVFVNWDGFLVFEEGADVLQALANYMYRISDYGCCGRCFPGRMGTRLVAEGLEKIIRGDEDASFDDVYDMAVSINESAKCTVAPTAVIPVMRYIEHFKDLKNPSNKDKEIEYVKHLTAPCTAGCPANVKIPEFIEAIKDARYLEALAIIRTTMPLPGVCGRVCPHPCEANCRRGLVDEPVSIMVLKRTPWDYEYYHHKKPEIPIYREPTDKKVAIVGAGPAGLTAAYYLAQLGHKVKIYEMLPEPGGMVAVGIPDYREPRFLLRREVEIIQSLGVEIQYNTKLGRDIFLDDLKKDYDSVLIAIGAFKSRDMGVEGEKDGYEGVLESGIDFLQKFSLGEEIKIGNRVVVVGGGNTAIDCVRTAIRLGSTDVNLVYRRSRAEMPAEDYEVADAEEEGVKFHFLINPVKIIAKDGKVVGLECIKMQLGEPDESGRRKPEPVPGSNFVIECDTVIPAIGQFPDLSFLKEEDGIKVTKWNTISVKEDLYMTDVPGVFSAGDCEWGPNTVVKAIGAGRWAAIMMDRYMMEGDVYLTDKEKLELTLYKNKVFDKKEIVCEPHTIHRVHQAKLSPEERIKHFEEIEKPYTEQQAYLEATRCLRCVRMAMVGLEN; this is translated from the coding sequence ATGGCTAAAGTTTTCTTTGGAGTTTTTAAGGACAAAGTAATAGATAACAGAGGTAAACCTCATGAGGAGTGGACCGAAGCTCCCATAAAGATTGACGAAAATTTTAATGGCAAAAAGCTCGATGTCTTTGTTAACTGGGATGGTTTTTTAGTTTTTGAAGAAGGTGCGGACGTACTACAGGCACTTGCAAACTACATGTACAGAATCAGTGATTACGGCTGTTGCGGTAGATGTTTCCCCGGTCGTATGGGTACACGTCTTGTGGCTGAAGGGCTCGAAAAGATTATAAGAGGGGATGAAGACGCAAGTTTTGATGATGTATATGATATGGCGGTTTCTATCAACGAATCTGCTAAATGTACAGTTGCTCCTACAGCTGTAATTCCTGTTATGAGATATATTGAGCATTTTAAAGATTTAAAAAATCCATCTAATAAAGATAAAGAAATAGAATATGTGAAGCATTTGACCGCTCCTTGTACAGCAGGCTGTCCTGCTAACGTAAAAATCCCTGAATTTATTGAAGCTATAAAAGATGCAAGATACTTAGAAGCTCTTGCAATAATCAGGACAACAATGCCGCTTCCGGGTGTTTGTGGGAGGGTTTGCCCTCATCCTTGCGAGGCAAATTGTAGAAGAGGGCTTGTTGATGAGCCTGTAAGTATTATGGTATTAAAACGAACACCTTGGGATTATGAGTATTATCACCACAAAAAACCTGAAATTCCAATTTATAGAGAGCCTACAGATAAAAAGGTTGCAATTGTAGGTGCCGGGCCAGCCGGCCTTACGGCTGCTTACTACTTGGCACAGCTTGGTCATAAAGTTAAAATATATGAGATGCTACCTGAGCCAGGTGGCATGGTAGCTGTGGGAATTCCTGATTATAGGGAGCCAAGATTTTTACTAAGAAGGGAGGTTGAAATTATTCAATCCCTCGGTGTAGAGATACAGTATAATACAAAGCTTGGTAGAGATATATTCCTTGATGACCTCAAAAAAGATTACGATAGTGTTTTAATTGCCATTGGAGCGTTTAAAAGCAGAGATATGGGTGTTGAAGGTGAAAAGGACGGCTACGAAGGTGTCCTTGAAAGTGGTATAGATTTTCTCCAAAAGTTTTCACTTGGTGAAGAGATAAAGATTGGAAATAGAGTTGTCGTGGTCGGTGGCGGTAACACTGCTATTGACTGTGTCAGGACGGCAATAAGATTAGGTTCTACTGATGTTAATCTTGTTTACAGGCGTTCTCGTGCTGAGATGCCTGCAGAGGATTACGAAGTAGCGGATGCAGAGGAAGAAGGAGTTAAATTTCACTTCTTGATTAACCCTGTTAAAATAATTGCAAAAGATGGGAAAGTCGTGGGGCTTGAGTGTATTAAGATGCAACTTGGTGAGCCTGATGAGTCAGGTCGTAGGAAACCTGAACCTGTCCCTGGGTCAAACTTTGTAATTGAGTGTGATACAGTAATTCCTGCTATTGGACAATTTCCGGATTTAAGCTTCCTGAAAGAGGAAGATGGTATAAAGGTTACTAAATGGAATACGATTAGTGTAAAAGAGGATTTATATATGACCGATGTTCCGGGCGTATTTTCCGCCGGAGACTGTGAATGGGGTCCAAACACAGTAGTTAAGGCGATAGGTGCAGGAAGATGGGCTGCAATTATGATGGATAGGTATATGATGGAAGGGGATGTATATCTTACTGATAAAGAGAAATTAGAGTTAACCCTTTATAAAAATAAAGTATTTGATAAAAAAGAGATAGTTTGTGAACCACATACTATACACAGAGTACATCAGGCCAAGCTGTCGCCTGAGGAAAGGATAAAGCATTTTGAAGAGATTGAAAAACCTTATACAGAGCAGCAGGCTTATCTTGAAGCAACGCGTTGTTTACGGTGTGTTAGAATGGCAATGGTTGGATTAGAAAATTAA